In the genome of Chaetodon trifascialis isolate fChaTrf1 chromosome 21, fChaTrf1.hap1, whole genome shotgun sequence, the window gacaatgtgtttgtgttctgttaGCTGGTAGCAAGGAGCAGCTAACACGTTTTTCACATCCTTCAAAGGAACAGGTTTATTTAGAGTTGTTTCTGTAAAACTGAGTTCAGACAAAGCAAAAAGTGAACTTTCACATCACGTTAATGTCCTGTGTGTTAATGTCTAGTGCAGCTTTTTAACAAATGCTGTTATAAACTGTGAATGTAtgtttatgtacagtatatgtatatcTGTATATAcgcacagctgtttctgttgggtggcataatgtgtgtgcgtgtgtgtgtgtgtgtgtgtgtgtgtgtgtgtgtgtgtgtgtgtgtgtgtgtgtgtgtgtgtgtgtgtatatggggggtgtttttgtttttgtttttgtttttttttgtttttttttttaatatttgttaatgtgttttaaaaatTTTCCTGAGAAAAGAAATACATCCAGCACATGTGaggcctcaaacacacacattttgatgaGAGCATGTTCATCTGCAGCGTCCTTAGCAGAATGTGAAggacagggagacagagtgTGATGTAACACACCAGCCTTACCTTTGTTCACCTTTTACACAATCTGCTTTTGTTCAGATTAAAACGTCTTAAAAGGCCGATTAAAATAAGAATCAGCCTGACAAGTGCAAAGCCACCCCAGATCAAAGGAAGTACAAGTGTTCCTGTGATGTACTCGCTGTGCCAGCACGGGGGGGCAATTTTATCCTGGAAGTCATGTCCTCTGGCATCTGATTCAATTATTTATCTGGCAGGAGGAgttgtgtgtgagtatgtgtgtgtgggagggaggaagaagaatgtgacaactgaaaacacacatcacacagacagactctgGGTGTCACACTGTTAACTGTTGCCTCTTTTACCCCCTTGCCTTTCCCCACTGCACTTTTAGTGCATGACCCAACTAATGACTGGTATATTTCTGgctgcagcactgctctgaAACTAAAACTGtgactgatgcacacacacacttcacacagagcGCCAGGGAGTCATTTTCCGCTTTGGGGATGGATGGTACCGCATCGTCGAGGGTCTCAGAGATCAATCACACGTGCATGGATGAGTCTGAGGACACCTACATTGTCTGGGAAAGATTATTGGCTCATGATAGCTGGCTCAGAATGTACTAGTCAAGTTGGGAAGACAAGAGGGGCAAGTCCAccactgaatgaaaaaaagtGTGAGTTTTATGAATAATGTGGGGAATAATGTGTAGATGCTGTCAGACACTAAGAGAACATGTGTGACTGcttccatgtttttcttcctcatggGTTCACTGGATGCATTAATGGTTCAAATTCTGAACAAATTTATCTCAGCAACAAATAATTCATCTAATGGCAAAGCAGTTGGTACTTGTTTCTTATGCAGAAGCGTTTTccttaaaaataaaagacaactAAGCTTGCATCGACAAAAGGGGCCTGAATTGAACCGGCTTTCtgagctgatgctgcagcaaTAACAGACACGTCCATAAAAGAAACACACTAATGTGCGAAACTCTTAAATTATTCACGGGCATTTCAAAACCTCTGCTTCAAATGGGCATCATGTGTAATCGTTTTCGCCGAACTTCCTGCAGAACTCCGCGTCAGTCACTGGGCTGCTCTTTAATGTCGTGGTGACGTTGAGATGCAGGAACTGGATCCCTGGCACAGAGTCAGGAGCTCAGTGTGTGAGCTCTCACAGTGCAGAATGCGTGTGGTCAGTGCAAGAGAGGAAAGATTAATTATCTCCGCTGGGTCAGCTCATCATTATCAGTCTCATCTGCAGCGAGAAGATGGCGCACTGGAGATTAACTGAGATATTTAAAAGCGGTTTTCACAGTAATTAATGCGGCCAAGTCTGTACGTAAAATTAACTCTTTTGTGGCTTTGACTAACATTTCCCAAGTTAATTTCAGGTTTGACTCTGCTGTGGCATCAGGTGCGTATCAGCGCTTACCAAACttttaatgacacattttttgCACAAGCACGTGTTTCAGTGAGagcatcctctcctctttcctcccctgCACTCGCCTTTCTGTCATCTCAACGCAGCTGAAAACAGACGCACTCCTCAGCTGGTTGAAAATTGTACACATTTTTGATATAAGTTCTTCAGGGTGAGTGGTACGGCGGTGACGTCAGGAGCAAAGAGCAGCGGGCGGTGAGCGGAGAGGCGCACAGGCGAGACACAAGCCGTGCCAGTGCgcatctttccaaacttctccagGGCTGTCCGAGAGCGCGGAGCACAACGAGAACACCAGCAGAGAACATCGCGGCGAGCGATGAACAACAATACTGTTCAATTAAACACGAGTCCGCCGCGGGTCGGCGGTGGCTCCGGGACCGTGGATCATGAactcatcatcacctccactTTCGGGACGCTTCTGTCTGTTGTCTACATCATCGGAGTATCGGGGAATGTGTACACCCTGGTGGTGATGTGTCACTCCATCCGCTTCGCCACTTCTATGTACATCTCCATCATCAATCTGGCTCTGGCGGACTTGCTCTACCTCTCCACCATCCCCTTCGTGGTGTCCACGTACTTCCTCAAGGACTGGTATTTCGGGGATGTGGGATGTCGCATCCTGCTCAGCCTGGACCTCCTCACCATGCACGCCAGCATCTTCACCCTCACAGTCATGTGCACGGAGCGCTACCTGGCCGTCACCAAGCCGCTGGACACGGTGAAACGCTCTAAGAGTTATCGCAAAGCGCTGGCGTGGGGCGTCTGGGTGCTTTCTCTGGTCCTCACTGTGCCCATGATGATAATGGTTGCCCAGACTACTAAGAACACGCCGGACGGGGGTGTGAAGAGGATGTGCGCACCCACCTGGGCGCCCCTGGCTTACAAAGTGTACGTGACTGTCCTGTTTGGCACCAGCATCATGGCACCGGGGCTCATTATTGGTTACCTGTACGTCAAGTTAGCCCGCACTTATTTAGAATCTCAGCGCAACTCTGTGCTCAGCAGAGACGGGAAGCGCTCCCCCAAGCAGAAAGTGTTGATTATGATCTTCACCATCGTGCTGGTGTTCTGGGCGTGCTTCCTGCCGTTCTGGATCTGGCAGCTGCTGCCACTGTACCACACCAAGCCACTGAGCTTGGCCTCGCAGACGCACACCTGCATCAACTACCTGGTGGCGAGCCTCACATACAGCAACAGCTGCATAAACCCTTTCCTCTACACACTGCTCACCAAGAACTACAGGGAGTACCTGAAGAACCGGCACAGGAGCTTCTACAGGTACACGTCCTCGTTCAAGCAGCGGCCGCCCAGCCTCTACTCGTGGGGGAAGTCTGCGTCCTCCAGCAATCAGTTTGAGTTCAACTCCGAGACGCTGGTCATGGGAACACTGAAGTGACTTATGAATAAagtggaagagaagaaaaagcttGTGGAACCGCCATAGGTGGGTGATGACCTCCCCATTACGCACAGGCCTGTGCGCACTGCTGACAAAGTCACAGCCTTATTATTTCTCACCGTTCATGTTTCTGTATGGATTGGCCTGCAGTCAAGCAGCTGTTCTCTAGACAAATTAAAATCCTTTTTTAGTCAGAGGAAACCTATTTATTCCATTCATGCCTGGCCGTTTTCAATACCCCAAGCACCACTGAGCCCCATTAGCCCTCTTACACTTCTCTCTACTACACGCCTTCACCTCTTCGCCCTCAGAAGATCCACTGGTTCTGCTATGGAGAGCTACAGTGGTGATTGCAGGTtagtttgcatttttatttgaaatacaactctgcagcagctaaagctaaagtAGTGTTTTCAAAACAGACAGCATATAAGAAGAGTCTGTGGAAAGTAATTTAAGTTCTGTTACTAGCAGCAGGAGCATTAACCTGGAGCAACAGTGGGGCCCTAGGTGGTCCTGGAGAAAGAAAGTGCTGTTAAATCCTTACCGACTCCCCACTTGCAAAAGATGGATTACCAACTACCCAGGAGCCCTAGACAGCTCCAGGTTGTCTCTGTGGCAACTATTTTGTGGTGATTTGATTTGGTAATGTGCACCACTGAGGAACAATTTCAAACTTAGCTGGTAAGTGCCCTTAGGTGGCTCCTCGAGTTTCTTGAGGCCCTGTCTTGAGGGGGGACTTGTCCAAATGAAGTCTTAATGCATTTAATTAGCATCTAATATGCGTGCATGGTCCATGATCTCAAACAAATTTGTGTTAATCAAAATATCACACATTTCAGTGGCAGACATGTTTTCTTAAGCTGCAGTGCGTTGAGCTCTTAGGGCCCCTGTACATAGCAGTATAAAAATTCAATTAGGAGCCACAGCTCATTTTTGTCCTGGGGCTCACTTGTGCATTGATCAGGCACAGACTGTCTTTTGTACAATGTGTACATACCCTGGCACCAAATTCCCATTGACCCAGTGCAAACACTGCTGGAGTAATACATTGTTTGTGGTTATTTGATTAAAGACAGCTTTATTTGGAATATGCACCATAGGAGTTCAGCCTAGAGGTTGAATTAGCCGGTTAAATTGTTATTatttgatagatagatagatagatagatagatagatagatagatagatagatagatagatagatagatagatagatagatagatagatagatagatagatagatagatagaaattACAGGCTAATGCGCAGTGTTCAGATTGCACAGCACAAAGTGTCACACATTTCAACACAATTAACAAtacaatttgtttttttaaggacaTGAGTCAAAAGGCTCTTGGCTATGCAATAATTTGCCAAACTGCAGTTAACCTTATAGATTCAATTTTGACCAATTTTGAcctttttgagtgttttcttaTTCTTAGACTGTTCATGCTGAGATTTACATTTAAACATCAGGGAAATGATGGATGGAACATCCCTTGTACAAATGCTCTAACAAATTTGCAATAGATCAAATCAAAACCAATATGGGGCCTCCGGGACAGTTGACTGTCCTGCCCTGTCCATCCCTACAAATGGGTGGTCCTGTGCAATAAGTTGACTTTTTATTTACCAACCCATCACTGATTTAAGCTCAAAATAGTCTATTTTCATACCAGTCACATGGAGAGTAAAGCCAGATGGGTGTTTTGCTTTGTGAGTGAATTTAGCTCAGAGGAACTGATGTGAGCCCACATCTGTACCTCAAAGGCGTTCTCTGGCaggagatgaaaaaaacaaccccCACCTGCATGGCCAAACGCTTTCACTGAATTTGCTTACGTCCTCCCACACACTCTTCCACCACTGTGGTAAACTCAGAGCCAAAAACATGTAGAGCTGCGACGGCGTGTTCCAGCTCAGCTTTGAATGCTCTGTTAACTAGTACTGTGGTCTACTTACCTGAAGGAGACACCTCTGCCATGTTGGAACTTTGTGATAGCTTTGCCCTTATGTGCTTTACACACTTTGCTTTTAATTCAAGAAATGATCACTTGATTTGACCAGCATCCAAAAACACGTTAGATGTACCGAGAAGAAGGTGACAGTCCCTTCTGTTCAGGATGTTCCTTTTGGCAGGTATCTTAATGAGTGACACACCTCATGTTTTATGGAGAGTTTATAACTCTTTAATTAGCATGGCTCCTGAAGGGAAGCCATTTTACTTTAATCCGACATATTAAAGTCTTCTCAGCTCACAGGACCATCTGCTGTAAAGCTCCTCTGCCCTGTTTAGATTCACCAGGCCACGACTGGAAAACAACCTGCGTCTATACAGCTAGATGGATGCTTGTACTGCATTATGCATGTGTGGACTCGGCCGCTATGTTTCTCCAAAGCGCGCTCTGACAGAAAAACATCCTCAGTGTCAGATTTTCTATAATCATGAATACTGCCTGCATGATATCTACAGCCGTGACATTTTCGAACTAATGTCCCAGGTGGAATTGCACACTTTGGTGCACTTGGACTTTtgggtgtgtttgcatgtcaaaTGTCACAAAGTCATGCATAAATTCATTGCAGTCAGTCCCTTGGTGCTTGACAGacacagtcacagcacagaTCTGATAAAATggcctttcctttctttttcttgcttcTCCCAATGTTGTCTGTCAACTCTTATGCAAATTCATCCTATGCAAATTACAGATACGGCCTGGTCTGTCTGAGATTTATCATCTTATGGCTGCGTACTTTCAACATTCATGAGAAATTGAGAAGGGATTTGTTGATTTCTGTTTGAGCTGACAAAATCTGTTCATCCGTGAGCTGCAGAGCGGCACTTATAGCTTCGCTGCAATGCAATACTGTATTCCCCATAGAGGGAGCTTATATACAGTATAGAGAAATAGCCTCAGTAGTTAAACTAGTTTTATCATCAGGTTATGAAGATATGTTTCTGGCCACATGGCGAATATCAGTTCAATATTTACAAtatgttttggtctccactaaCTCTaactttagctgctaaatgcgcCACTAAGTTCACCAGCAAGTCGCTCAATCAGCACATCTGAGAACTGCGGGGTCGAATGGTTCTCCTCTGTGAGTTTGCACTCTGAGCGCCCATCATTTGATCAATTgttaacataaaaatattgatcataGCAGTTTTAATCATTTGAAATTTCTTTACGAGCTGTTCATTGATTTCTGATGGGATGTAAAGAAATATaagtctgtgaagattctcattcatccaggtcatggatCTTCTAAGTTCTAGTTCTAGAACtgcagaactgaagaagccttttggatatGAGGTGAAACATCTGCTAGAACCAAAACAGTCCAGTTacctttggaagcacttagaaaaAATGTATATGAAAGTGCTTATAGAAAACATTACCTAGCTCTAGGCCTCATGACtaatacactgattttaatgtGTTAAATTGGTGGAGTGCCACTTTAATGCGTGACAACAGAGGTGTAAAAATAGACAAATATAAACTTGTTTCAATTAAACATGATATATTCACCGTGGAGACATCTGAGAGTGTTAATAATATTCACAGTCGGAAGTCGTAACTTTTAAATGACAGAACACACTCCCGGTGTTTGTCGTCTCTTCAGGTGTGATTAAAATCTAACCAGAGGCACCTGTCATGTCACCTTTGTTGGACAGAAGTTTTCATCTTCACAGCTAATAGTACAGGTTTGAGTTGATAGTTTTAATATTAATCAAGTTATGATTCTGCACTTGACCTCCATCTAAAACAGTGTAAGTGTTTCAGCTTGTGACCTGTCAGCTATGATATTTGCTATCAAgtacatgaaaacatttgagtCCCAGCGGAGAAAAGAACTTTCTCATGAAGAATCATATAAGCTTCCTTCCATTTTTTATGCATAATCAAGGCCACACACGATCCCTTTGAGAAACTGAGTTATATTGCACCATGCAGTTTAGACCttgtattgttttcttttagACTGACATTTTGAATAATGGATATTACATTAGCTTCGCAGGCTTAGTGGGACTGAACTGGATTTTTAGCTGTTTGTTAACTGCTTACATTGACAGACACCTCCAATAGTTTCATTAAATGGGGCTTAGTCTAGTCAGCAGAGTCCGACTCGTCTCTACGCCTTGTGGATGCTGATATTTAATGGGCTGTGGCATAAGTTACTGTGATAACATTGGCAATCAGACACAGGGTAATTAATTACTTAGCTCATATCATGATAGAAGCTTATGCAGGGAGACGTGTCATGAGTGCAGTATTTGTTCAGATTACCTTTAGAATTGCTTATGGTTGCCAAAGGCTTGGTAATAATAATGTAAGCACACTGACCTCACCATGCCTGTCCTGACATACACTTTCAAGGCCAAGACATAGCATATCATTATTTTAGTACATTTTGAGGATTAGAGgttatgttgaaataaaatcTGTTAACTGTGGCACATCTGCTGTGTAGTATTTCTCCAGGTAAACATGTAGTTCAGGGTAATGCTTGTGATTTGATCCTGGCCTTTGTTGAGTTTGGGGAGGTTTATATTCCAGCAGCCCTGTCCAAACTTATTATCTGAGGCTGCGTTACAATGGTGAAACACCTTCTGTTTAGCATAAGGTGACCTTAGTCTTGATCATAAAGCACTGTCCTTTCATGGCATTAAAAGTGAACGGTTTGAAAATGATTcaatgaaatttaaaaaaaattctctcAGCAGTGATAAAAGGTTATTTTAGAATGAAATACAAGTCTGATTTTACAACTGGTTCTACACTGTAAGACAAGAACAATGGTgcctaaccccctaaccctaaccctttatCTCCATGGTCCCCTAATCCTCACCATTATCGTAATATTAGTCACCATCAAGCACATATAGCATTTAAGACcctattttaaaaaaaaatagctggAAGCATTAAAAAGCCAGCTGGAGACAACATTTTCAACCACTTTGTGGAGTTAATATGAGTTGATTTAGCTAACTAGCTGGTTGTTATTTCAACAGACAGAATTGACGGTCACCAGCTTCACATAACAAGTCTGCTTTTGTCTATCTTTGTCTGAAGTTGTttcaaaaatgacttaaattttTAGTGTAAAGTCTGCCACTGTTATTAGTGTCAGCTGCTAATATGTCATGCACAGACTTGACAGGCAAGTTAACAACAGTTAAGAGGGTGCAAGGCTGAGCCAAGAGTCAAATCCATGCTTTAAAAAACTTAAAGGGCCTTCCTGATATTGACGTCTTTCTGAGGTGGTGGGGTCAACACAGATTTCTAGACAAGTTAGTTCTAGAAAAGTTTCTTCTGTAGCAGAAACAGAAATCATTATCTTGTCAGCATTAAAAGGATGATGAACAAAGAGGGCAAAAGATTTAGACCTTTAAAGAATGCTCTCACCTGGCAGATCAATATCGCACAAGCCATTCAAAATGATTGTGTGCTTAATAACAGGGATCAGAGCCTTTGCAATGAAGATTACAGGAGATCAATGACTCCTCTGATGGGAAAACTACCCGCCAACTTCATGTTTCTGCTCATTATCTGAGTCCATTAAACACTTTGACAGGTGGCAGGCATGAGCGACCTTGTCACATTGATGCTTATACAGTCTGCATGTTGCTATATTACCATAATACATCAAAAACCAGTCATTTCACAAAAGCTGGTATTCCTCCCACACAGCCCTTCTCCACATGTAGGCCTACCGCTATGCTTCTCTCAACACTAATGAATGTGATAATAGGTCCCTCAGGAGCTGAGAAGAGCGATATTCTGCTATAGGCACAGGAGTTGTCATTGTGTTTGCAGTGGACGTGAAGTCGCACGTCAAAGTAAATGTGGGATTTATGTCTGGAGCACAGCAGAAAGCAGTCACCCTCTGTGTTTGCAAGTGTTGGCTCTGTAGCTACATCTATACTTTATTTGGATCAGTGAGTAAACTCTTGTCAATGCTCCATTATTATTGTGTGGTTAGGacgttttaaagctgcactaatcagtaTTCAGTGGGTCAAATGACTGAGTGTACACAAAAAGGCTTTACTGTTGTTAGTTCTGTGACAAAAGATCAGCTGtacaacaaaacacagtaatATAAGAAGTGCTTATGTTGTTCCATGTCTACTGAATGTGTACATAAGCAATAGCTGTGTTGTAGTATTATGTAATAGTATGTTACAGTGGTCAGCTAGTACCACTGACTCCAGTGggtcaaaataataataataataggaatAATTCATTTTAAGTATCTTGTAAGGTAACGGTTGAAATCGCTTTTTTTGACATACATGATATTCACAACATGATGCATTCAAGGCTCAAACTCCAGAATCTACAAAGCAGACATGGGAATTGAGACGCCGGCTTGTTCTGGGCACTTGtgcagaaaataagaaaagcaAGCACGATGACTTCTTGAACGGATGATGGTGCTCAGAAAATCAAGCAATTCCTCAAGAGTCTAGCTCACAAAGAAAGCGCAGATAAGACAATCAATGCAGGTATTCACCAGAACGATATTGGTTAATTTAATGAAAACTGAATATGAATCTGGTTACTGAAGTGTACTGGTTCcttaataataatgttttttgcagagaaaacagattaAAGACAAAAGACTTTGAATGCTAAACATGAGGCAAAGACACAAGGGCTTTTCCCATTCTGTCAGTATTTTATTTCAAACCATCCTCATCGACCACAACGAAGGAAATGGTAACATACTAGAAAGAGCAATCACTCTTGAGCAAACAGAGGGTTCTTCTTAGAAGAAAACACCTCCTGGGTCATGGGTAGGGGCGAGTATGAGCAGGGACTTCGTGTTGAAAGGCTGACTCAGTGGGTGATTCACCAGATTTATATCTCTTCTCCAAGGAACTGACAGCTCtcctcaaaatgaaaaacatgacgagatgtgc includes:
- the LOC139349985 gene encoding urotensin-2 receptor; the protein is MNNNTVQLNTSPPRVGGGSGTVDHELIITSTFGTLLSVVYIIGVSGNVYTLVVMCHSIRFATSMYISIINLALADLLYLSTIPFVVSTYFLKDWYFGDVGCRILLSLDLLTMHASIFTLTVMCTERYLAVTKPLDTVKRSKSYRKALAWGVWVLSLVLTVPMMIMVAQTTKNTPDGGVKRMCAPTWAPLAYKVYVTVLFGTSIMAPGLIIGYLYVKLARTYLESQRNSVLSRDGKRSPKQKVLIMIFTIVLVFWACFLPFWIWQLLPLYHTKPLSLASQTHTCINYLVASLTYSNSCINPFLYTLLTKNYREYLKNRHRSFYRYTSSFKQRPPSLYSWGKSASSSNQFEFNSETLVMGTLK